DNA sequence from the Sphaeramia orbicularis chromosome 13, fSphaOr1.1, whole genome shotgun sequence genome:
AACTTAAACTGTTACCATATGGCAATGCTTCAGATGCACGACTTCAGTCATGCTCTGGACAGAAAATCAGAGGACAAAGGGCTCAAGAGAAGTGTCACCAGAGAACTGTCTTTttctatatgtacacacacaaaaacattcacACAACTCACTCAACCAAGTGCTTGCTTGGTGGCTTTCCACAAAACACCACCAATCAACTAGCTATGACAATACCTCCCAACCCTGTAGATCAGCAGTCAAACAGACTTTTACATGCAGCATCCATAAACAAGGAGAAAATCAATcaagaaaatgtaaaacaaaaaacaaaaaacaaaaaaaacaaaaacagcagtaCTTTTTTTATGGCTGCAAAACATGCATGAGCTTTGAGCGGTCCGGCACTTCACAAAtgtaaacaatggaaaaaaagaaataaccgTCACATAAAGTAcaagtagagaaaaattaatacaCACCCGTTTTACATGTACTGCAAGTAAAACTGCAGTTTTCTTTATGCATAGAAACTAACCATGGAAAATATCAGTAGACATGACTTTAAAGTCTCCATATTCACATTTATAAAATAAGGAAATGAACTAAACAACAGAAAATCATCTGTACATACTGTCACAAAGTCAGGAGCACAGCCTCGCTTGGCCCCATGAGCCCTGTAAACATTATGTTAAGTGACAAGTGTTGTGACAACCAAGCGCCTTTAAAAAGAAGTCTGAGAATCTGCAGGCAGACAGTGTTTGGATTCATTTCACCCCTGTGTCTCTTCAAACAACTTTAGTCTTTAAAAGGTCTTCTCAAAAGGAAACCAGCAACGCTATGCAGCACTACATTAAATGACCTCTCATATAAAAGGTCTGCTGATGGGGAAAATATATTAACATGATTCTATTGCTAGGCTTTTCATTTTATATAATCTGTTCTCTGTATTatctgaaagtttatttctgtccCCACCTGTCCAGTGGGTCACCAGAGAGATAAATCGTTCGTCTTTTGCATCCTGCACTGCAACATGGTGATCAGTTTCCTGCGTCGGTGTGGACTGTGGCAGTTCACTTCCTGTTCAAGAGCTCTGGTAATCTCCCTGCTGAATGTCATGGCCTTGTTTTTGTCTGTGGTCTAAAGAACTGTAGGCACTTAGTTTCAaccagcagctttgcatacaatCATGAACAGTGTGGCAGGCTGCTGTGTGCCTCAGTGTGGGGTAGAATGGGGAAACAGGGGGGCAACAGTGCAAGACTGCTTGCTACTTTCTACAGCTTCTTCTTTTAACTAGAGTCCAGGTTAATGTGCCTGTCAGTTCAACGATGGGAATTTCAATTCTATACAGTGCTATTTTAATGTTATGTTTGGGGATGGCAACTTGTCTTAGGGTGCAGAGGTCAAAGCCAAGCCTGTTTCTGCACTGCACTCCACTGCAGCTGAACTCCTTTGGTTCTCCACAAACCCCTCCAGGTTCTGTCCTTCATCCACCTCCATGCCTTTGCCCACGTCACTCTGTGTCTTGCCCTCCATTTCCATCTGATCCAAACTGGCCTCATCCTCCTCCATTTTCACCACTACTGCTTCTTCTTCAGCTTTTATGGCAGCCAAAGTATCAGCGGCGCTGGCCTGTGCGTAAGTGCCCACACTAGCATGACTCAGGCCATGCACTTTCTTCAGGTGTTTCTCTAAAGTGGCATAGACAGTGAAAGGCACTGCACACAACTGGCAAAGAAAAGGAGCTTTGGAGCCTTGAGCACCGTGGGTCTTCATGTGGCGTGTTAACTTTGAACTCTGGGCACAAGCGTAGTTACAGAGGCCACAACGATATGGTCGCTCGCCTGTGTGGCTGCGGCGGTGCACGGTCAGGTTACTGCTGTTGCGGAACTGTTTACCACAGAACTCACAGGCctcgtcttttttctttttgccaccTGTGCTGGCAGTggtgttgttattgttgtgtccTGCAATAACACCTCCTCCTGTACTCCGCCTCTCGTTTTCTCTCTGCCACTCCTGCACTGCCTCGCTGACTTTGGCTGTGGtccactctttctctctctctatcatcTCCCCTCTTTCGCTCTCCCACTCTCCAACCCCTCGCACTCCTATCTCTGGCCTTTTGGGTGTGCAGTTTCCACTAGCAATGCCGCTCTCGCCGCTGCCCCCTGTTTCTCCACTCTCCAGTGAGCCTTCAGAGGGGCTGGCACATGGTGAGGTGTGCCTGGGCTCCACTTgtccctctacctcctcctcccctccctctccctgGCGCTGGTACAGCCTCAGCAGCTCCCTGTCTGGCGGTCTAACCTGTGAGGTCAGCAGCATCAGGCCTGAAGCGATGGAGGGGTGTTTGGGCAGGGTGAGGTCCAGCTCAGAAGGACCCTGAGATCTCACGTTGGCTGCTTTTCCAGTGATTCCAGCTGGCTGCATTTGAAATCTCCCTCTCACCCCCTGCCTCCCTACGTCCTCCTCCATGACGACCATCTCCATTGATTCGTATCCACTTCCTCCACCTCCAGCTTCCCTGTGATGGCTCCGTATATGACGAGCCAGCTGGCCACTCTGGGAAAAGGCCTGCCCACACACTCCACAGTGATAGGGCTTCTCGCAGGTGTGAGTCCGGCGGTGGGCAGACAAGGCGCGTAAGGACTGGAAGTTCTGGTCACATAGCTCACACTGGAAGTACGCTTGATTGGCACTGGTCTGGGGAAAAGGAGAAGCAGCAGGTGGGGAGGAGGACGGAGACAGCACCAGGCCTCCAGTGGAGCTGCTTGTGGTATTACTGCCCTCTGCCAGTTCCCTGAGCCTGATTGAAAAGTTCAGAGCCTTCGTATTACTAGAAGATGATGTGGAGGTGGTATGCGTCTGACGGGAGCGACTGAGGCGCAGAGCAGAGGGTTGAAAGGCAGAGGCAAGTGCTTGGCTCAAGTGGCGTGGGTCCAGTGTGGCAGTGGCTGGTTTATGCTCTTTGATTTCTCCTCTTCCTGATCTCATGTCGgtgtcctcatcctcatcctcttgGTAGATGCTGAAGGAATGTGTGTGCTGAGCATGCTGCAGGACTGCCCACGCTGATGGAAACACACCTTCACACTGCTGGCAGGTGAAATAGGACGGCTCCTCAGGCGCTGTAACACAAAGATGGGAAATGTGGATTTAGCAATGTTGATGAATGACTTTAAATACAGATGGAATACAGCCTTCAGAAATGTGATCATCAGAGGTGGGAATAACAGAATAACTCATATGTTCGCCCCACGATACAGATGATATCTCAATACAGCAATTCTACAATACTTCATACCATGATGTCTGTGCAACTGAAGAGGAAAATATTATCACAGCAAAGAATCTAGCTGAATTCTTAACACACGAACATACAGAatgtacactgagcaaaaatataaaaatgtaattgCAACATGTACAATACTTGTATAACACGAGATGCAcagcccaaaatgagctcatgacGTCTGataattgtaaaacatggttaattctcttgatttgtaaacaaactttgtgtccatctctgcaagtgagcacttgctcagtgatccagtgattccacccacaacacagctGTGGCAAGTCCAGATACTGCtcaaacagcattaacagtattcagGCCTtccttatactggggacaataaGAGGAGacctcaaaatgtcacatttcctcagatgtcacAAATCATGTGGGAATGGTTCTGGATAACATCCCATAGCTCCGTGTAGCCCTCAAAGAGGAGTAGAATAGCATTCCACGGGCCAAAATTGACAAGACCGTCAACTCGATGAGAAGACAATGTGTTGCTCTACGGGAATCCAGTGGTGGACACACAAGATATGGAGTTGTGATTTCTTTCAACTGGCCCCCACCGTGTCCACATGACTGTCCCTGGATGCCAGACGCCACTATCACATTCTAATGGACAGTAATCTGTACCATactgatcaacaaaataaattgtGTGTGATTAaatatattgtgcaacacctAATGCTATTAAAATttaaagtgtcacatggtgcatttatatttttgctcagtgtaattTCATGTTGATGTCTGTCATTCCAAGCCACAGGAAGTCAAACTGGCATGGGATCCGGTCTGGAGCACCTGCATGTTTTAATGAAAATACTGATTTCTGGCAACAGTGCAATTTCGTATGATGCAATGTATTCCTGTATCAGCATTTTATCCAAACCCATGTCTTGATAAACTGTATGATTCAGGAAGAATCTAATGGGAGAATAGTGCAGAAAGATCACGGATTCAAGTATTGAATTAAGGGTGGAGTGAAAGGCCAGAGGATGcagatattaaaaagaaaaagcaaaataagaGAAAAGTAAATGTACAAAAAGTTACAAGAGtcaactcaaaataaagagatGGGTCTGTGTGTTGAAAGGCCAACACAAAGGAGAGTCATGTCACTAAAGTACATCTGGAGATATTTTTATATGTGGATAGCTTTGTCTCCTAACCGAGAGCCACTCTCCAATTAAGCTGCAAATTGCTAATTAGCAGAACGTAGAAAACGAACACTTTATGCAAATGAGGCACTGACTCAGCCTGCTTGACAAATGAGGCCTTTCTGCATAAATCAAAATTGGAAAGAAGATCCCCAAATTGAGGGGgaaaacagttcttttttttcccttcttcttttTTGGAGAGGTTCAAAGCCGACTCTGGTATAAGCCTCTTTCATGTTTCCTCAAGTCAAATCCTTCTGTATTTTACTGGAGGGGGGAGGAGAATAAAGATGAAAAAGAGAGCAActgtttctttctctcttttccctCTCCCGCCCTCCCTCTGTCTGGAGACGAGAAGAGCTATGGTGTTCATGTCCTTTAACCTAGCCTAAGGAGAAACCCAGGAGAAGTTGAGATACTTCTTTTAAAAATAGGGTGAAGAGtaagagcaggaaaaaaaaaaaaaaaagataggtaGGTCAGGGCTCAGGAGATAAAAAGAAAATGAGATAAAAAGATTATAATGTAGTTCGGGGGGCCAAGAGACATCACAAAAATATGTCACCCCTTTGGATTGTACTTGAGACCCATCCTCCAACCCCGGCTCTCCTCACCCCTCCGCCCCCAAACCCTCCAAATCTTTCCCTGAAGGGGGGGCTTTTGTCTCAGGGTCCTGGAGTGAAACACAATACCCAGCCGGTTTCTCTTTCGCTCTCTCTCCCCTCTTGCtagcgttttttttttcccctttttttttgtaaGGATTCCCATTTGGCCCGGGGTAGCACTTGAATATTAAGCAGAAGCAATAACTACTAATTAAAAATGCAGATTGGCTGGGAGCACTAACGAGCAGCAGGCAGAATCTCTTTTCCCTTGGGAGACGgggggaggagaaaagagaggggagggggggcgAGAAATTGAAAGAGGGCAAAGCGAAAGTGTGTTGAAGATGGGGGGAAgaaatgtgtgtgggggggggttgttggagatgatgaaaaaaaacaaacaaggagaataaataaaaagaaatgagacagatgCACGCGGCTCTTCAGTAATCCATCCCACTCAACCCCCTTTCTCCTTCGTCCTCGCCGTTTCTCAAATACAGAAAATAGACTGAGGACCTGTCTGTTGTGGGATAACTGCTCTTTCACTTTCAGTCATCTCAGCAGCTTCAGATGTTCAGTTTCCCTCCCACAGTCACAGCCACTCAAGTAAAAACACAACTTCCTATTACTTCAAGGCTGCGAGTTGTCCAATTAAAGCTCTCCGTAACCACTTTAACATGCAGGAACTAGTGTCACAACTCATAAAATCTGAGGAGATAAAGACACTAAAAGCAGGGTAAAATTACAATCAAGAAGTAAAACTTGAACCAAATGCAGCCTACATTTGCTGATGAAACTTTAATCCAAACTTATCCACTTTTACATAATTCAGAAGCTGTCATGCTCTTTCCCCTTGCACTGGGCACGTGTGCAGGTTAGTTGTATAATCCTGCTAGCACTAAATGACCATGGATTCTGAGTGAGAGACAGAATGAGCGAACaggaaaaacagactgaaaaagaaaaacaagagcagGTTGTGGACAAACGGAAATGGTGCACGCTCCAGTCCCCTGAGCGTTACACAAAGGAAGGAACTGCTAACGTGTTCGAGTTTCAAAATGTGCTAAGGGGCACTCATACCTACTCTGAGTGTGAAGCAAGACACTCTGTCCATTTGCAACATCCATTTAAACATCCCCTTGCTTTGCATTTGGCAGATAACAGTGTGACCCTCAGATATGTTTGACCTTTGCAGGGGAAACACAAAACCTCTTTTCCATTGCTGGCCAACAGACATGAAATTTGCTAAAATGGATTTTAATGAGAATTCATGAATTACTGATTGAGATTTGATGGGCTTGACCCCCACCGTGACGACTATTGCGAAGTCTGCAGTCCATTTTCACTCTCAACCTCTAAAAAATGCTTTGGAAGAGGCGTGAAGGGATAAGACCTTTAGGAAAATCATGTGTAATATCTGATACACTTGACTGCAGGCTGAAATCTAAGCAGAACATGAAGAGAGGGGCCAATTAGGACAAATATATACAAACAAGAAGATGAAGAGCAAGAAAAAGATGGGCAGTGTGACTAAAATGAAGGAGGAAAGAAGAGATTCCCAAGAGCTCAGGTGACTTGGCCCTGGGCAGAACAGTGGGAGATGGCAGAGGAGCTGCACATGATGCAACATCCTCCATTACAGTGTCATGACTGTGATGAGTGTTGCACCAACAGCCTCACATCTCTGTTTCTGACCATTTCATATTGCAGTACACGGCTACAGACATCACACCATTCTCCAAAATTAACTGGACAGCACTTGGAGCACTGACACACCCCTCTCCTATCTTCAGTTTTGAGGTGGTGTTGGTCCAGGACTGTGGTGGATGACAGTATGGGAGAAACATGTTTACCTGGCCATTTCACCTCAGAGACTGACAGCCAGGGAGATGGCAGGAGCCACTGGAGCTCAGGTGCTCAGCGTGGAGCCCTCAGGGACCCTGGAGGCCCTCAGAACGCTCCTGATGCCTATCCTTTCCACACAATTAGCCTGTGCGTCACTAACTCATGCAGGTCTGCTAATGGCAACGGCTAGCTAATGAGCTGGACTcgtgagggagggagggggaacaGTTGTTAAAAGAGTCGGGcggttaacaaaaaaaataaaacaaaacaaaaaacagagccaCTAATTAGCAACCTGTCCTCCTCTGCTTCCTCTTCAAGCACTCACCTGTTTTGTGAGACTCCGCCTTCACCTTCAAACCaggctcctccccccaggctCTGTCCCGGGCCGCCCCTCTCCTCAGCTCGATGAATCCCGGCTCAAGCTCGGTGTTGGCGATGCGCTGCTGTGCTCGGTTGGCAGGTGAGGGAGGCGCGGCTCTGGTGTTGGAGGCCTGGTTTCGGGACCGGCAGCCTCCCTGTTTGTGTTGGATGAAGGCCAGGATGTGGGCCAGAGGGAAGGCCTGGCTGCACTGGCCACAGGTCAGCAGGTCACTGCCCTCATCGGAGGCTACAAGTGCTGGAGGGGCAGGCTGCTGATCTGATGAGCCACTGAAGTCCACCGGCTCAGTGACATCTGACAAATAATGACAGATAAGAGATGGTCaggggaaataataataataatgtacagtcggaatattataagaaataacatttttcagCTGCCAGAAAAGTTTTTACCATtgcacatttttgtgaaacactgataCATGTAATTTGTTTTTCTGAACCAAAAATACTCTATGTCTCATATCAACCCTATATTGATATGACATTGATATCTCACGGTGTTTTAACCAGTGTCATCAGAGGAACTATTTTGCCTCTGCAATAGAGACACCAGGTTTACAAAACCCACCCAAGACCAGAGTTTCAGCTTCACTGAAGCTAGGGGGATATGAGCAAAGGTATTTTTTCAATGTTATGGATGATTTTCAagctgaaaacaaaacatgacccAAAAATACTCTGTAAGCCATATaaactggaaaaacaaatttacaattAATATAACGCGAcaatcagattagttgcattctGATTTCTTCGGGGGAATAATCTAAATTGTGTAATTTAGGTACTCTATACAATTTTCAGAGAGCAAAACCTCAGTTAATTCAATTAATTTCATACACATGTCTAGAAAAGTTGAAGGCTTTTTGATCcagaaatgtttaaatgataCCATGTATCCAGGGTTTGCAGAATAAGACTAGAGCAACAAtttaaatattacaaaatatGAAAAGCTCATCCATGCCTCCTGACCCAGACATGTCAAAACAACACTATCAACTGTATGTGCAAGCCAAAAATGTTCATtgttaatattttgttgtttttgttactaTTTGTCTCATTTAGTTATCTTAAGACCACCATTTTGTCTTGGCCAAAGTGGACATAAAAAAGCTAAACATAAAGTAGCACAAATGTTATTAGAGCTCAGCAATGCAACAAACATGTATGGTTTTACAAAGTGCTACTTTCAGTTGTAAACTCTGTTACCCACTGTAAGGCAATGAGGACAGTCTGCTCAGCCAACACTGACCACTTCCTTTAACTAACCCAAAACACTTCAGCTCACGCTGACAGAGGAGGTTGGCTTGATGTGCAAAGGTCCCATACTCAGCACAAACGTCAAGCTGCAATAAATACgataaacatcacaaaaatgaaaaaatacaacatTATGACCACGGCTTCCACCTTCCACTCACCCATTACCCAACAGCCGCATGCACAGCGTGAGTTTCTCAACAGGAAGTGaattgccattaaaaaaaaaaaaaaaacgactgaaGGTGTTGGAGATAAGGTGGTGTTTTTGTACACATAACTTAAATCCTGATCACACACAGGACAGAAGACGAGCAAGTAGATGTTgcacacacaaatataaataGGCCTTGGCAGATATTTATGTAAACcataaaaataaacagtgaagAGGAAATTAAACACTGAGGTCTTATCTTAGATGTTAAAAACCATATCAAGAAGATGAGTAATACACTCAAATATACAGTAAACACAGTTATCTTCAGACAGACACTCACTCACAAAGCATTAGTGATGCATCTGACTGCACTGATATCTGTGTGTAC
Encoded proteins:
- the znf296 gene encoding zinc finger protein 296, yielding MSRRKLGSRPQHLSAIQDVTEPVDFSGSSDQQPAPPALVASDEGSDLLTCGQCSQAFPLAHILAFIQHKQGGCRSRNQASNTRAAPPSPANRAQQRIANTELEPGFIELRRGAARDRAWGEEPGLKVKAESHKTAPEEPSYFTCQQCEGVFPSAWAVLQHAQHTHSFSIYQEDEDEDTDMRSGRGEIKEHKPATATLDPRHLSQALASAFQPSALRLSRSRQTHTTSTSSSSNTKALNFSIRLRELAEGSNTTSSSTGGLVLSPSSSPPAASPFPQTSANQAYFQCELCDQNFQSLRALSAHRRTHTCEKPYHCGVCGQAFSQSGQLARHIRSHHREAGGGGSGYESMEMVVMEEDVGRQGVRGRFQMQPAGITGKAANVRSQGPSELDLTLPKHPSIASGLMLLTSQVRPPDRELLRLYQRQGEGGEEEVEGQVEPRHTSPCASPSEGSLESGETGGSGESGIASGNCTPKRPEIGVRGVGEWESERGEMIEREKEWTTAKVSEAVQEWQRENERRSTGGGVIAGHNNNNTTASTGGKKKKDEACEFCGKQFRNSSNLTVHRRSHTGERPYRCGLCNYACAQSSKLTRHMKTHGAQGSKAPFLCQLCAVPFTVYATLEKHLKKVHGLSHASVGTYAQASAADTLAAIKAEEEAVVVKMEEDEASLDQMEMEGKTQSDVGKGMEVDEGQNLEGFVENQRSSAAVECSAETGLALTSAP